Part of the Kitasatospora sp. NBC_00374 genome is shown below.
CGACGTTCACACGAGCGAGCGATCACGAACCGTGAGAAAGGGGACTTAACGTCCACTGAGTGCCCGCGAACGCGGCACGCCCTCGCGAGTCGACTGGTGCAGTTCGTCATCACGAGGGCCCGCCGCCCCACGGCGTGCCAACCGTCCTGGTCCAGAACCAGCAAATCGGCCCGACCCACCGGCCGCTCACGGCCTGAGCGCCCCGGGCGTGTTCACCGCGTCGGCGGCTCGGCCGGCTGTGCGGCGTTCCGGTCGGTGGCCGGGGCGGTGAAGCGGACGGGGGCTTCGAAGTTGGCGCGGCGGGCAGCGCGGCGGTCCTTGGTTGGCCGAACGGGGAACCCGGTGCGACCGGGGCTGCCGCGCAACGGCGCCGGGGGGCGGCTCGACGCTCCGAGCCCGGGGCCGTCCTCAACGCGCACCGGGCAGCGAGCCGCGCCCGGCTACTACGGGCCGTTCGGCAACAGCGTCTCGGTGGACCAACGCAGCTGAGTATCCATCAGCAAACGGGGGTCGTCCGCGCGGACGGTTCGTCCCGGACGGGCGGCGGGCTCCCGCGCCCCGAAGATCAGGAGGGCCACACGGACGGGTAGGGCAGGCTGACAGGTGGTGGCAGCGGGTGGCAGCCGTCCCAGGAGGCCAGCTGCCCGGCGGGACAGGAGGTCGGCGGGACCGGCAGTGTCACGGACGGCCGCGGTGGCGGTGGGCTGGTCCGGGGCTTGCCGGTGGACGGCTTCGCGGTCGCCGCCCCCGTACGGGCCGGCGGCGTCGCGCTCGCGCTGGCGGACGGGTTCGCCGACGTCGGTGCCGCCTCCGAAGGTGACGGGCTCGCCGACGACGGCACCGGCGCGGACGCGATCACGGGCACGGACGGGCCGGCGCTCGTCGAGGCCGCCGCACTGGCCGAGGGAACGGTCTCGGCGCCGATCCGGTCGGGCTCGTCCGAGCCCCGCAGAAGCAGCCCGCCTCCCCCGGCCAGGCCCAGGACGCACAGCCCCGCCGTCACGCCGAGCATGAGCCTGCGGTGGCGCAGCACGCTCGCGCCTGCGGGCTTGTCGTCGCTGTCCCGCATTCGGGCCCCTCCTCGTTCGATCTGCCGTCCGGACCGGATGGATGCTAGGGCACACCGGACGGGTCGGTGACGGTCGGGGTCGGTACCAGGGGTGAGCCACCCCGGGGGGTAGCCCCACCGTGAGCTGGGGGTTGGCAGGATCGCCCCGGTCGGTCGCCTTCGGAAATGCTGGGCCCGGCACCAACCGATGGTGTTCCAACGATTCCCGAGGAGTCGACTCGTGGGTGAGCAGGCATGGCAGAGGTTCCGTCCATCCGGGCGGCAGCGGGGCGGCCGGCGCAGGGCCGTGCCGGCCGCGGTCGCGCTGGCCGTCGGCGTCCTGACGATGAGTGCCCTGGCGCCGCCCGCGGCGGCCGCCGCCGTCGGGCCGGACACCGTCCGGCGGGGCCTGAACGCGCTGGTGCGCAACGACGGCCTGCCCGCCGCGCTGGCGAGCGTCAAGGACCGTACCGGCCGCACCCGTACCTACACCGCGGGGGTCGGCGACCTGGCCACCGGCGCGAAGGTGCCGGTCGACGGCCAGGTGCGGATCGGCAGCAACACCAAGACGTTCACCGCCGTGGTCGTACTGCAACTGGTCGGCGAGGGGAGGATCGGCCTCGACGCCACGGTCGACACCTATCTGCCCGGCCTCGTCCGCGGGGACGGGATCGACGGACGCCACATCACCGTCCGTCAACTCCTGCAGCAGACCAGCGGACTTCCCAACTACACCGAGTACCTGGGCGACGACGTCCGGCACTACGAACCCCACGAGCTCCTCGACCTCGCGCTCCGGCACCCGGCCGACTTCGCCCCGGGGACGCAGTGGGCGTACAGCAACACCAACTACGTGCTGGCCGGCCTGATCGTGCAGAAGGTCACCGGCCGACCCATCGCCGAGGAGATGAACCGGCGCATCATCAAACCCATCGGGCTGCGCCACACGTACTTCCCGGCCCCCGGAGACGCGACCATCCGGGAGCCCCACCCCAAGGGCTACTACCGGGAATCGGCAGGCGCACCACTGCGCGACGGCACGGAACTCGACCCCTCCTGGGGCTGGGCGGCGGGCCAGTTGATCTCCACCAACTCCGACCTCAACCGGTTCTTCACCGCACTCCTCGCCGGCCGTCTCCTCCCGGCGGCCCAGCTCGCCGAGATGCGCACCACCGTTCCCGCCGAAAGCACGTTCGGCGACGGTGCCCGCTACGGACTGGGGCTCGTGAGCAAACCACTGTCGTGCGGCGGCCTCTACTGGGGCCACGGTGGCAGCATCACGGGCTACGAGACCCGGGGCGGTGTCACCGAGGACGGCCGCGCCGCCAACCTCGCGGTGACCACCCAGCCGACCGACGAGGCAGCCATGAAACACGTCGAGAGGCTCGTGGACACGGCCCTGTGCCGCTGAGCCACGCCGCCTGACGGCATCGTGCACCCGCCGGTGGCCCGGCCCCATCGTGGAGGGCCGGGCCACCGGTCTGCGGACGGCCGGTCAGGGCGCGGTGATTCATGGTGCGGTGATGCCCGGCTGCGCTCCGGCGCCGAAGGCCCAGCCCTCGACGTCCCCGGGCGCCGGGTTGTAGCTGCCCGCACCGAGGTTGCTGTAGGACCAGGCGCCGCCGTGCTGGGCGTGCCAGTACGACCAGTAGGCGCTGCCGGTGGGGTTGGTGCAGGTGGCGGGCAGGGCGTTGATCTTGCAGACGAAGCCGGGGAACCGCGGGTGGAAGGCGTACGAGAAGCCGGCGCCGGTGAGTGCGGCGAGGCCGCTCGCCGGGTCGCCGGGTGCGCAGCCGGTCTCGATGCCGCCACCGACGGCGGTGAAGTCGACCACGACCGTGACGCCGGTGGTGCCGGTGCAGGCCGCGGCCTGGGCCTGCGGGGCCCGGGCGGCGGAGACGCCGAGCAGGCCGGCGGTCAGCGCCGCGGCGGCGGTGATCGAGCCGAGGGTGCGGCGGGCCCGCCGGGGCGGAGTGCGGGTGTCGGTCATCGGGGTGCTCCTACGGGGTCAGCGGGTGGTCGCCGGGCAGGCGAGGACGGGCACGGCGGGGCGGGCACCGTGCGCGGAGAGGGTGGCGAGCGGGGTGCCGGACAGGCCGAGGACGGCCTGCGCGGTGGCCCGGGCGCCGGTGCCGGGGTCGAAGCCGGTGGCGTCGTAGGCGACCGCGCCGCGGACGGCCCGGTCAGCGGCGCAGCCCTGCTGGAGCTTGACCAGGCTGCTCCAGCCCTTGAGGCCCGCGCCGAGGCGGCCGGTGGACAGCAGGGTCTCGGTGGCCAGGCCGGTGCTGTGGGCGTTGGAGGCGGTGGCTCCGGCAGCGGCGAAGCCACCGTCGGTGTTCTGATGGGCGGTCAGCCAGCCGAGGCCCGCGTCGGCCTTGGCGGTGCGGCCGGTGGCGGGTGTGAGAGCCTCTCCGGGCCCGCACGCAGGGGCCCGGAGGGAGCCCGCGCGAAACCGGGCAGCCCTCGGAGCTCCGGCCCGCAGACCACGACGGGAGGAGTGCACACACCTCCGCCGCCGGGTACTCGGGCTCGCCGCCGACAGCTGTCGGCGGCCTACCGTTGCGGGTCAGCGCCGGATTCGGACCGGACTTCCGCCAACGGCGGAGTCACGACATGACGGCCCATCATGGCGACGGCCGAAAGGCCGGGTCAAGGCCGCGTGCGTCACATCACGGCGCCCGCCGGTCGGTCCGTCGGCGACCGGCCCGGGAGCCGTCCCGGAGTGTCACGGCGGCTGCCGCCGCTGCGGCCGGCCCACCAGTGGCGCACCACGCCGGTACCGAGCGAGGTGACGGCGGGTTCCACGGCTTCGGCCACCGCCGGCCCGTCATGCGGTCAGCCACCTGCGCAGGCCTCCGGTCCTGGCCCGGTCCACCAGGCCTCGCCCTTGCCCGGCCAGGGCACCGATCCCGTATCCGGCGGCGGCACCGACCAGCGCACCCAGGGCGACGTCGTGCGGGTAGTGGACGCCGACCAGCACCCGGGACGCTCCCATCGCAACGGCCAGGAGCAGCGCGAGCGCACCGATGCGACGGTCGACCAGCCACAGCACGGCGGCACCGGCGAACACGATGACGGTGTGGTTGCTCGGCAGCGACCAGTCCCCGGTGGCGGGACAGGTCTCCAGGGTCGGGCCGGTGTCGAGGACCTGGCACGGCCGGGGCTCGTGCAGCAGGGCCTTGAGCACGGTGTCGGCGGCGAACACGACGACCACCACCAGTGGCGCGGCGAGCACCCGGGCCATGGCGGCGCCGTCGGCGGCGCCGTCGGCGGCGCGGGCGCGCCACCAGGCCCACACCATCAGGACGGCCAGCAGCCCCAGGCCGTAAGCGGAGAACGCGGCGATCGCGTCCTGGACCGGCGAGGGCAGGTGCTGGACCCAGTGGTCGGCCCGCAGGGACAGACCGCCGTCGATCGGCCGGCCGTCGACGGCGAGCGCGGTGCCGGCGGCCCTCATCGCGCCCTGGCCTGACGGCGGGAGCGCAGCACTTCCAGCGCGAGCGGCAGCAGCGAGAGCGCGATGACGGCGCCCACGATCGGCAGGAGGTAGCGGTCGACGTTCGGTACCGACGAGCCGAGCGCGTAGCCGGCCAGGACGAGACCGAAGGTCCAGACGAGGCCGCCGACGACCTGCCACAGCGTGAAGGTGCGGGCGTTCACGCCGAGCGCACCGGCGAGCGGGTTGAGGACGGTGCGGACGACGGGCACGAACCGGGCGAGGACGACGGCTCTGCCGTGGCCGTAGCGGGTGAGGAGTTCCTCCGCACGTACGGCGCCTTCGTGGAGGTGTCTGTTGCGGGAGCGGGCGAGCAGGGCGCGTCCGCCGCGTCGCCCGATGAGGTAGCCGGCCTGCGCGCCGGCGAGGGCTCCGACGGCGGATGCGGCCAGGACCTGGGCCAGGTCGAGGTGGGGCCCGCTGTGGGTGCCGGTGGTACAGAGGAGGCCGGCGGTGAAGAGCAGGGAGTCGCCGGGCAGGAAGAATCCGACCAGCAGGCCGGTCTCCGCGAACAGGACCACGGCGATGCCCAGGGCGCCGAAGGCCCCGAGCAGCGAGCCCGCGTCCAGCGGGTTGACGGCCAGTAGAGCGGATGAGGAGATCATCGCGGTTGCGCCTTTCCTGGAAGCGGTTCGGTGCGGTGGGGCCGTGGTCAGGCCGCGGTGCGCGACGCGCGCCGCGCGGCGGCGGCCGGCCATCCGACGGCGGCCATGATCACGACGGCGAGTACCAGGCTCACCGGACCGGTGCCGAGGTCGAGGCCGCCACGCTGACGGCTGACACCGGCCCAGTCGGCGAAGCAGGCGCCGAGCGGCCGGGTGAGGACGTAGGCCCACCAGAAGGCGAGCACGGAGGGCACTCGCAGCAGCCGGTGACCGAGTGCGGGGACGGCGATCAGGGCGGCGAAGAGCACTCCCGAGGTCAGGTAGCCCCAGCCCAGGGTGGCCGCGGTCAGATCGCCGACGGCGGTGCCGAGGGCGAAGGTCGCCATGACCGCCGACCAGTAGAAGACCTCGCGGCGCCCGCCCGAGACGGTCTCCACCGCGAGGGTGCCCTCGGTCCGGCGCCACAGCCCGAACACTGCGGCCAGCGCCAGGGCGAAGGCGAGCGCGGACACCGCGTACGGCACCCCGAGCGCGACGTGCGCGACGTCGGCGGCCATGGTGCCGAACACGCTCACCATGACCACCGCCGACCAGTAGACCGCCGGTACGTGGCGACGGGTACGGGCCTGGGCGAACAGCGCCGCCGCCAGCAGCAGGCCTGCCGAGCCGACCGCCGGGATCGGCCCGAGCGTGCGGGCGAGGTAGTCGGAGGTGGTCTCGCCCATGCCGGTCGTGAGGATCTTGACGAGCCAGAACGCAGCCGTCACCTGCGGGACCTTGCTCCACACCGGCCGGGCGGACCCGGCCGGGCGGCGGGCCGCGCGAGTCGTTGTCGTGGTGGCGTCCAAGACGACGGCACTCCTTTCCACGAGGCGCGGCCGGGCCGCGCCGACCCGATGGTTCAGCCGCCCAGGACCGTGTTGCCGGTGATCGTGTCGCTGGCGCCGTCGACGGTCACCACGTGCCGAACCCCGTCCGGGCCGAGAACCACGGCCTGCCAGGCCCGGCCGCCGCCCTGCTCCGTGACCGCCCTGAGCGACTCGACCTTGCCTCCCGCGACTGAGGACGAGGCCTTGACCACCGCGTCCGCGGCGTCCAGGGACGGCAGCGGCGCCGGCGCGGTCTGCGGGCCGCGCCCGTCCTCCCGCCCGCCGTCGCGACCCTCCGCCTTGCGGCCGTCACGCCCCTCGTATCCGTCCTTGGAGGCCACCGCGCGCTCGCCGTGCCCCTCGCCCTCGTGGTGGACGGCCACCGCGGCCGCGCCGCCGCCGATCACCACCGCGGCCGCCGCGCCGGCCACCGCCCAGCGCGCGGGACGGCCACGCAGCCAGCGCAGCCCACCGGGCCCCTTGCGGGGGCTCTCGGTGCCCGGCTGCTCCTGCGGTTCCGCACCGTCCATGGACTCGCTCACTGCGCCCACCCCGATCATGTGGCAAGGCCCGGGCCCTGCGCCCGGACGTCAGCCCCAGCATGACCGGGCGTCGCTGAAGGATTGCTGAAGACCTGAAGACACCTTCAGGTTCCCGGCCGGGGGACCTGCCACCCTGGGGTCATGCGTGTACTGGTGGTGGAGGACGAGCGCCGACTGGCCCTGGCGCTGCAGCACGGACTGACCGCGGAGGGATTCACCGTCGACGTCGTCCACGACGGCCTCTCCGGCCTCGCCCGGGCGACGGACCACTCCTACGACGTGATCGTGCTCGACATCATGCTGCCCGGCCTCAACGGCTACCGGGTGTGCGCACGCCTGCGAGCCGCGGGCAGCGACGCCGGCATCCTGATGCTCACCGCCAAGGACGGCGAGTGGGACGAGGCCGAGGCCCTGGACACCGGGGCCGACGACTACCTGTCCAAGCCGTTCTCCTTCGTCGTCCTCGTCGCCCGCCTCAAGGCTCTCGCCCGCCGCATCGGCAGCCGCGCGCCCCGGCGCACCACCCTGGGCGACCTCGTGGTCGACTCCGCCGCCCGGACCTGCACCCGTGGCGGCACTCCGGT
Proteins encoded:
- a CDS encoding response regulator transcription factor, with amino-acid sequence MRVLVVEDERRLALALQHGLTAEGFTVDVVHDGLSGLARATDHSYDVIVLDIMLPGLNGYRVCARLRAAGSDAGILMLTAKDGEWDEAEALDTGADDYLSKPFSFVVLVARLKALARRIGSRAPRRTTLGDLVVDSAARTCTRGGTPVPLTPREFAVLDHLARRAGEAVSKREILEQVWDSGPDSDPNTVEVHISALRRKIDTPFGRSAVQTVRGAGYRLAADGG
- a CDS encoding flagellar hook-length control protein FliK translates to MTDTRTPPRRARRTLGSITAAAALTAGLLGVSAARAPQAQAAACTGTTGVTVVVDFTAVGGGIETGCAPGDPASGLAALTGAGFSYAFHPRFPGFVCKINALPATCTNPTGSAYWSYWHAQHGGAWSYSNLGAGSYNPAPGDVEGWAFGAGAQPGITAP
- a CDS encoding DedA family protein, which gives rise to MISSSALLAVNPLDAGSLLGAFGALGIAVVLFAETGLLVGFFLPGDSLLFTAGLLCTTGTHSGPHLDLAQVLAASAVGALAGAQAGYLIGRRGGRALLARSRNRHLHEGAVRAEELLTRYGHGRAVVLARFVPVVRTVLNPLAGALGVNARTFTLWQVVGGLVWTFGLVLAGYALGSSVPNVDRYLLPIVGAVIALSLLPLALEVLRSRRQARAR
- a CDS encoding serine hydrolase domain-containing protein, which gives rise to MPAAVALAVGVLTMSALAPPAAAAAVGPDTVRRGLNALVRNDGLPAALASVKDRTGRTRTYTAGVGDLATGAKVPVDGQVRIGSNTKTFTAVVVLQLVGEGRIGLDATVDTYLPGLVRGDGIDGRHITVRQLLQQTSGLPNYTEYLGDDVRHYEPHELLDLALRHPADFAPGTQWAYSNTNYVLAGLIVQKVTGRPIAEEMNRRIIKPIGLRHTYFPAPGDATIREPHPKGYYRESAGAPLRDGTELDPSWGWAAGQLISTNSDLNRFFTALLAGRLLPAAQLAEMRTTVPAESTFGDGARYGLGLVSKPLSCGGLYWGHGGSITGYETRGGVTEDGRAANLAVTTQPTDEAAMKHVERLVDTALCR
- a CDS encoding phosphatase PAP2 family protein — encoded protein: MRAAGTALAVDGRPIDGGLSLRADHWVQHLPSPVQDAIAAFSAYGLGLLAVLMVWAWWRARAADGAADGAAMARVLAAPLVVVVVFAADTVLKALLHEPRPCQVLDTGPTLETCPATGDWSLPSNHTVIVFAGAAVLWLVDRRIGALALLLAVAMGASRVLVGVHYPHDVALGALVGAAAGYGIGALAGQGRGLVDRARTGGLRRWLTA